One Pseudomonas fluorescens genomic region harbors:
- a CDS encoding 5-(carboxyamino)imidazole ribonucleotide synthase: protein MKIGVIGGGQLGRMLALAGTPLGMNFAFLDPAPDACAAALGEHLRADYGDQDHLRQLADEVDLVTFEFESVPAETVAFLSQFVPVYPSAEALRIARDRWFEKSMFKDLGIPTPAFADIQSQADLDAAVASIGLPAVLKTRTLGYDGKGQKVLRKPEDVAGTFAELGSVACLLEGFVPFTGEVSLIAVRARDGETRFYPLVHNTHDSGILKLSVASTDHPLQALAEDYSSRVLKHLDYVGVMAFEFFEVDGGLKANEIAPRVHNSGHWTTEGAECSQFENHLRAVAGLPLGSTAKVGESAMLNFIGVVPPVEKVIAIDDCHLHHYGKAFKAGRKVGHANLRCADMATLQAQIVKIEALIAE from the coding sequence ATGAAGATCGGTGTAATCGGTGGCGGCCAGTTGGGTCGCATGTTGGCCCTGGCGGGCACTCCGCTGGGCATGAACTTCGCTTTCCTCGACCCTGCGCCGGACGCCTGTGCGGCCGCGCTGGGCGAACACCTGCGGGCCGATTACGGCGATCAGGATCATCTGCGCCAACTCGCCGATGAAGTCGATCTGGTGACCTTCGAGTTCGAAAGCGTCCCGGCCGAAACCGTGGCATTTCTCTCGCAATTCGTTCCGGTCTACCCGAGCGCCGAAGCGCTGCGCATTGCTCGCGACCGCTGGTTCGAAAAGAGCATGTTCAAGGATCTGGGCATCCCGACCCCGGCGTTCGCCGACATTCAGTCGCAAGCCGACCTGGATGCTGCGGTCGCTTCGATCGGTCTGCCCGCCGTGTTGAAAACCCGCACTCTGGGCTACGACGGCAAGGGCCAGAAAGTTCTGCGCAAGCCGGAAGATGTGGCTGGCACCTTCGCCGAGCTGGGCAGCGTCGCCTGCCTGCTGGAGGGCTTCGTGCCGTTCACCGGTGAAGTCTCGCTGATCGCCGTGCGTGCCCGCGATGGCGAAACCAGGTTTTACCCGCTGGTGCACAACACCCACGACAGCGGCATCCTCAAGCTGTCGGTCGCCAGCACCGATCACCCGTTGCAGGCACTGGCCGAGGATTACTCCAGCCGCGTGCTCAAACACCTCGACTACGTCGGCGTGATGGCTTTCGAATTCTTTGAAGTCGACGGCGGCCTGAAAGCCAACGAAATCGCCCCGCGGGTGCACAACTCCGGGCACTGGACCACCGAAGGCGCCGAGTGCAGCCAGTTCGAAAACCATCTGCGCGCCGTTGCCGGCCTGCCGCTGGGTTCGACCGCCAAGGTCGGCGAGAGCGCGATGCTCAACTTCATCGGCGTCGTCCCGCCCGTTGAAAAAGTCATCGCGATCGACGATTGCCATCTGCATCACTACGGCAAAGCCTTCAAGGCCGGGCGCAAGGTTGGTCACGCCAACTTGCGCTGCGCCGACATGGCTACGCTGCAGGCGCAGATCGTCAAGATCGAAGCGCTGATCGCCGAGTAA
- a CDS encoding histone deacetylase family protein, giving the protein MLTIYSDDHHLHHGRCELIDGQLKPCFEMPSRADHVLQRVQNQNLGPVEAPKDFGLEPIARIHSRDYLKFFKGAWDRWTEFNTDGDLLPYTWPARTLRAIKPTSLHGQLGYYSFDGGAPITAGTWQAAYSAAQVALTAQAEIQAGARSAFALCRPPGHHAASDLMGGYCYLNNAAIAAQAFLDQGHKKVAILDVDYHHGNGTQSIFYERSDVLFTSIHGHPEAEFPFFLGYDDERGDGAGEGFNFNYPLPAGSGWDVWSAALDQACDEIDRYGADIIVVSLGVDTFKDDPISQFKLDSPDYLAMGKRIAALGKPTLFVMEGGYAVEEIGINAVNVLEGFEQ; this is encoded by the coding sequence ATGCTGACCATCTATTCAGACGATCACCACCTGCACCACGGCCGCTGCGAACTCATCGATGGCCAGCTCAAGCCGTGCTTCGAGATGCCATCGCGCGCCGATCATGTGCTGCAACGTGTGCAAAACCAAAACCTCGGCCCGGTCGAAGCGCCGAAGGACTTTGGCCTGGAGCCGATCGCCCGTATTCACAGCCGCGACTATCTGAAATTTTTCAAAGGTGCGTGGGATCGCTGGACCGAGTTCAACACCGACGGCGATTTGCTGCCCTACACCTGGCCAGCCCGCACCTTGCGCGCGATCAAACCGACCAGTCTGCATGGCCAGCTCGGTTATTACAGTTTTGACGGCGGCGCGCCGATCACCGCTGGCACCTGGCAAGCCGCGTATAGCGCAGCGCAAGTGGCGCTGACCGCGCAGGCTGAAATCCAGGCCGGTGCACGCAGTGCTTTCGCCCTGTGCCGGCCACCGGGACATCACGCCGCCAGCGATTTGATGGGCGGTTATTGCTACCTCAACAACGCTGCCATCGCCGCGCAGGCCTTCCTCGATCAGGGCCATAAAAAGGTCGCGATCCTCGATGTCGATTACCACCACGGCAACGGCACGCAGTCGATTTTCTACGAGCGCAGCGACGTGCTGTTCACCTCGATTCACGGCCACCCGGAAGCAGAATTTCCGTTCTTCCTCGGCTATGACGATGAGCGCGGCGACGGCGCCGGTGAAGGCTTCAACTTCAACTACCCGTTGCCGGCCGGTTCCGGTTGGGACGTGTGGAGCGCGGCGCTGGATCAGGCGTGCGACGAGATCGATCGCTATGGTGCGGACATCATCGTCGTCTCCCTCGGCGTCGACACGTTCAAGGACGACCCGATCTCACAATTCAAACTCGACAGCCCGGATTACCTGGCCATGGGCAAGCGCATTGCCGCTCTCGGCAAACCGACCCTGTTTGTCATGGAGGGCGGCTACGCCGTGGAAGAAATCGGCATCAACGCGGTGAACGTGCTGGAAGGTTTCGAACAATGA
- a CDS encoding alanine/glycine:cation symporter family protein, with translation MLEVINDFLSGKVLIALIVGLGSYFTIRSRFVQLRHFFHMFAVFRDSLKGSAGQLSSFQALMLSLAGRVGAGNIAGVGIAVTLGGPGAVFWMWVTALVGMSSSFFECTLAQVYKRADGDGLYRGGPAYYIQHGLKLKGMAIVFSVLLLVTYGFAFIGLQSYTVTHSLQNAFDFNPQHTGIVLAVLLAITFIGGIKRIASVSDLLVPIKTLAYIGVTLYVIGTQIEQVPAMLETIFKSAFGLDPAFGGLLGSAIVMGVKRGVFANEAGLGSAPNVAAVAAVKHPGAQGVVQAFSVFLDTFVICTCTALLILLSGFYTPGFEGDGIVLTQNSLAAVVGDWGRMFVSVALSLFVFTCILYNYYLGENSLQFLTRNRAALMIFRGLVLALVVWGSMQDLTTVFAFADITMTCLAFVNLVALAMLFKVGMRVMRDYDEQRRAGVKQPVFDSSKFADLDLDLKAWPTNPPAAASKTEAEPQGVPAAQR, from the coding sequence ATGCTCGAAGTCATCAACGACTTCCTCTCAGGGAAAGTACTGATCGCGCTCATTGTCGGGCTCGGTAGTTACTTCACGATTCGCTCGCGTTTCGTTCAATTGCGTCATTTCTTCCACATGTTCGCGGTGTTCCGCGACAGCCTCAAAGGCAGCGCCGGGCAACTCAGCTCGTTCCAGGCCTTGATGCTCAGCCTCGCCGGCCGCGTCGGTGCAGGCAACATTGCCGGTGTCGGCATCGCTGTGACCCTCGGCGGCCCGGGCGCGGTGTTCTGGATGTGGGTGACCGCACTGGTCGGCATGTCCAGCAGCTTCTTCGAGTGCACGCTGGCCCAGGTCTACAAGCGCGCCGATGGCGACGGCCTGTACCGTGGCGGTCCGGCGTATTACATCCAGCACGGACTCAAGCTCAAAGGCATGGCGATAGTGTTCTCCGTCCTGCTGCTGGTCACCTACGGCTTCGCCTTCATCGGCCTGCAGTCCTACACCGTGACCCACTCGCTGCAGAACGCCTTTGACTTCAACCCACAACACACCGGGATCGTGCTCGCGGTGCTGCTGGCCATCACGTTCATCGGCGGCATCAAGCGCATCGCTTCAGTGTCCGACCTGCTGGTACCGATCAAGACTTTGGCCTACATCGGCGTAACCCTGTACGTGATCGGTACCCAGATCGAACAAGTGCCAGCCATGCTGGAAACCATCTTCAAGAGCGCCTTCGGTCTTGACCCGGCTTTTGGCGGCCTGCTCGGCAGCGCCATCGTGATGGGCGTGAAGCGTGGCGTGTTCGCCAACGAAGCGGGCCTGGGCAGTGCGCCGAACGTCGCGGCTGTGGCCGCGGTGAAACATCCGGGCGCGCAGGGCGTGGTCCAGGCGTTCAGCGTGTTCCTCGACACCTTCGTGATCTGCACCTGCACCGCGCTGCTGATTCTGCTGTCGGGCTTCTACACGCCGGGTTTCGAAGGTGACGGGATTGTCCTGACCCAGAACTCGCTGGCCGCCGTGGTCGGTGACTGGGGTCGCATGTTCGTCAGCGTCGCGCTGTCGCTGTTCGTCTTCACGTGCATTCTCTACAACTACTATCTGGGCGAGAACAGCCTGCAATTCCTCACCCGCAACCGCGCTGCACTGATGATTTTCCGCGGTCTGGTGCTGGCGCTGGTGGTGTGGGGTTCGATGCAGGACCTGACGACGGTGTTCGCCTTCGCCGATATCACTATGACCTGCCTGGCCTTCGTTAACCTGGTGGCCCTGGCCATGCTGTTCAAGGTCGGCATGCGAGTCATGCGCGACTACGACGAGCAGCGCCGCGCCGGCGTCAAACAGCCAGTGTTCGACTCGAGCAAGTTCGCCGATCTGGATCTGGATCTGAAGGCCTGGCCGACCAATCCGCCCGCAGCCGCGAGCAAGACTGAAGCCGAGCCGCAAGGCGTACCTGCAGCGCAACGCTGA
- a CDS encoding GlsB/YeaQ/YmgE family stress response membrane protein, with protein sequence MGIIGTIFIGLIVGLLARFLKPGDDSMGWIMTILLGIGGSLAATYGGQALGIYRAGEGAGFIGALVGAIVLLVIYGLIKKN encoded by the coding sequence ATGGGAATTATCGGAACCATCTTTATCGGCTTGATCGTCGGCCTGCTGGCTCGGTTCCTGAAACCGGGCGATGACAGCATGGGCTGGATCATGACCATCCTGCTCGGTATCGGCGGTTCGCTGGCGGCCACTTACGGCGGCCAGGCTCTGGGCATTTATCGCGCGGGCGAAGGCGCAGGCTTCATTGGTGCACTGGTTGGCGCCATCGTGCTGCTGGTGATCTACGGCCTGATCAAAAAGAACTGA
- the purE gene encoding 5-(carboxyamino)imidazole ribonucleotide mutase: protein MSALVGVIMGSKSDWSTLSHTADMLEKLGIPYEVKVVSAHRTPDLLFQYAEEAESRGIEVIIAGAGGAAHLPGMCAAKTHLPVLGVPVQSAMLSGVDSLLSIVQMPAGIPVATLAIGKAGAINAALLSASILGAKHPQFHAVLKTFRAEQTDSVLDNPDPRIA from the coding sequence ATGAGTGCACTGGTTGGCGTGATCATGGGCTCCAAGTCCGATTGGTCCACCCTTAGCCACACCGCCGATATGCTGGAAAAGCTCGGCATCCCGTACGAGGTCAAGGTGGTTTCCGCCCACCGCACCCCGGATCTGCTGTTCCAGTACGCCGAAGAGGCTGAAAGCCGCGGCATCGAGGTGATTATCGCCGGTGCCGGTGGCGCAGCCCACTTGCCGGGCATGTGTGCGGCCAAGACCCACCTGCCAGTGCTGGGTGTGCCGGTGCAGTCGGCCATGCTCTCGGGCGTCGATTCGCTGCTGTCGATCGTGCAGATGCCCGCGGGCATTCCGGTCGCTACCCTTGCGATTGGCAAGGCTGGCGCGATCAACGCCGCGCTGCTCTCGGCGAGCATTCTCGGTGCCAAGCACCCGCAGTTCCACGCGGTACTGAAAACCTTCCGTGCCGAGCAGACAGACAGCGTCCTGGACAATCCAGACCCACGTATTGCCTGA
- a CDS encoding asparaginase: MIANSYPAAQHVMVLYTGGTIGMQASANGLAPASGFEARMRDYLHSQPELVVPQWRFREMSPLIDSANMTPAYWQQLREAVVDAVDVQGCDSVLILHGTDTLAYSAAAMSFQLLGLHARVCFTGSMLPAGVTDSDAWENLGGALVALSQGLAPGVHLYFHGELLAPTRCAKVRSFGRHPFKRLERQGGGVKAPSIPAELTYNQPKQLAKVAVLPLFPGISAEVLDGLLDSGIQGLVLECYGSGTGPSDNPEFLASLGRARDNGVVVVAVTQCHEGGVELDVYEAGSRLRGVGVLSGGGMTREAAFGKLHGLLGAGLEAAEVRRLIELDLCGELL; encoded by the coding sequence ATGATTGCCAATTCTTATCCCGCAGCTCAACACGTCATGGTGCTCTACACCGGCGGCACCATCGGCATGCAGGCCAGCGCCAACGGTCTGGCCCCGGCGTCCGGCTTCGAAGCGCGGATGCGCGACTACTTGCACAGCCAGCCAGAGCTGGTCGTGCCGCAGTGGCGCTTTCGGGAAATGTCACCGCTGATCGACAGCGCCAATATGACCCCGGCCTACTGGCAGCAACTGCGCGAAGCGGTGGTCGATGCCGTCGACGTCCAAGGCTGCGACAGCGTATTGATTCTGCACGGCACCGACACCTTGGCTTACAGCGCGGCGGCGATGAGTTTTCAGTTGCTCGGCCTGCATGCCCGCGTGTGCTTCACCGGTTCGATGCTGCCGGCAGGCGTGACCGACAGCGATGCCTGGGAAAACCTCGGTGGCGCGTTGGTCGCCCTGAGCCAGGGCTTGGCGCCGGGCGTGCATCTGTATTTCCATGGAGAACTGCTGGCGCCGACTCGTTGTGCGAAAGTTCGCAGTTTCGGTCGTCATCCGTTCAAGCGGCTCGAGCGTCAGGGTGGTGGTGTTAAGGCACCATCGATTCCCGCCGAACTGACCTACAACCAGCCCAAGCAACTGGCGAAGGTCGCCGTGCTACCGCTGTTTCCTGGTATCAGCGCCGAAGTCCTCGACGGCCTGCTCGACAGTGGCATTCAAGGGCTGGTGCTGGAGTGCTACGGAAGCGGCACGGGGCCGAGCGATAACCCCGAATTTCTCGCCAGCCTTGGCCGTGCACGGGATAACGGTGTAGTCGTCGTCGCAGTGACGCAATGTCATGAAGGTGGCGTTGAGCTGGATGTTTACGAGGCCGGCAGCCGCTTGCGGGGTGTGGGCGTGTTGTCCGGCGGTGGCATGACACGCGAGGCGGCATTTGGCAAATTGCATGGCTTGCTGGGTGCAGGGCTGGAAGCCGCTGAAGTGCGTCGGCTGATCGAATTGGATCTGTGTGGTGAGTTACTCTGA
- a CDS encoding DUF3299 domain-containing protein, whose product MRRLLLTLLFLGSGFAHAGELPETDWLELMPKSDQKALEAMPEIDHNSPEATGTFTEKGGMKQAKGLPAVMYSSKTVASMNDKHIRIGGYPVPLESDAKGRSTLFFLVPYPGACIHVPPPPPNQLVLVKYPKGLKLDDIYTPLWVTGTLKIEKVSNDLADAAYALEADKVRVVQESDL is encoded by the coding sequence ATGCGCCGTCTTCTGTTGACTCTGCTTTTTCTGGGCAGCGGCTTTGCCCATGCCGGCGAACTGCCGGAAACCGACTGGCTTGAATTGATGCCCAAGTCGGATCAAAAGGCCCTCGAGGCCATGCCTGAAATCGACCACAACTCCCCGGAAGCCACCGGCACCTTCACCGAGAAGGGCGGGATGAAGCAGGCCAAAGGTTTGCCGGCAGTGATGTATTCGAGCAAAACCGTGGCGTCGATGAACGACAAACACATTCGCATCGGTGGTTATCCAGTGCCGCTGGAGTCTGACGCCAAGGGCCGCAGCACGCTGTTTTTCCTCGTGCCATATCCGGGCGCCTGCATCCACGTGCCGCCACCGCCGCCAAACCAATTGGTGCTGGTGAAGTATCCAAAGGGCTTGAAGCTGGACGATATCTATACGCCGCTGTGGGTGACCGGCACGCTGAAAATCGAAAAGGTCAGCAACGACCTGGCCGATGCGGCGTATGCGCTGGAGGCGGACAAAGTGCGGGTGGTGCAGGAATCTGATCTCTAA
- a CDS encoding AraC family transcriptional regulator: MLHSHLTTLNAVSLIINTFRDEGLSSEALLAGSGISAEDLHRADTRITTNQEMQVCANAVALKHDIGLELGRRMHVSCYGILGYALLTCATFGDALRLAIRYPALLGTLFELSLEDDGERVWFVAADYRESPAMAVFNAEFCLVSLKVICDDLLGHALPLLATRFEHDAPDYRNRYADHFHAPLHFAAKDNAFAFDRRWLDQPLPLADAITHQAMAERCRKQNLEFTGRQAWLGRIRQLLSAQLNAAPGLEGLAQQMKCSPRTLRRHLKDMGSSYQELLDELRFERAKQMLCEDQLPIYRIAETLGFSETASFRHAFVRWSGVAPSQFRA; encoded by the coding sequence ATGCTCCACTCCCACCTCACCACCCTCAACGCCGTCTCTCTGATCATTAACACCTTCAGAGACGAAGGCTTGTCCAGCGAGGCGTTGCTGGCCGGCAGCGGCATCAGTGCGGAGGACTTGCACCGCGCCGATACGCGCATCACCACCAATCAGGAGATGCAGGTCTGTGCCAACGCAGTCGCGCTCAAGCACGACATCGGCCTCGAATTGGGCCGGCGCATGCATGTGTCCTGCTACGGCATCCTCGGTTACGCCCTGCTCACCTGTGCCACCTTCGGTGACGCTTTGCGCCTGGCAATCCGTTATCCGGCGCTGTTGGGAACACTTTTCGAACTGAGTCTGGAAGACGATGGCGAGCGCGTCTGGTTCGTCGCGGCGGACTATCGCGAGAGCCCGGCAATGGCGGTTTTCAACGCAGAGTTTTGCCTCGTGTCGCTGAAAGTGATTTGCGACGACTTGCTCGGCCATGCACTGCCATTGCTCGCCACGCGCTTCGAACACGACGCCCCGGATTACCGCAACCGCTATGCCGATCACTTCCACGCGCCGCTGCACTTCGCCGCCAAGGACAACGCGTTCGCCTTCGACCGTCGTTGGCTCGATCAGCCGCTGCCACTGGCGGACGCCATTACCCATCAAGCCATGGCCGAACGCTGCCGCAAACAGAATCTCGAATTCACCGGACGCCAGGCCTGGCTCGGACGCATCCGCCAACTGCTCAGCGCTCAACTGAACGCCGCACCAGGGCTGGAAGGATTGGCGCAACAGATGAAATGTTCGCCGCGTACCTTGCGCCGACATCTCAAGGACATGGGCAGCAGTTATCAGGAGTTGCTCGATGAGCTGCGCTTCGAGCGGGCCAAGCAGATGTTGTGCGAGGACCAATTGCCGATCTATCGAATCGCCGAGACGCTAGGCTTCAGCGAGACCGCCAGTTTCCGCCACGCGTTTGTGCGCTGGAGCGGTGTGGCGCCGAGTCAGTTCAGAGCCTGA
- the aspA gene encoding aspartate ammonia-lyase — MSSAASFRTENDLLGALEVPAQAYYGIQTLRAVNNFRLSGVPISHYPKLVVGLAMVKQAAADANRELGHLSEAKHAAISEACARLIRGDFHEEFVVDMIQGGAGTSTNMNANEVIANIALEAMGHQKGEYQFLHPNDDVNMAQSTNDAYPTAIRLGLLLGHDTLLASLDSLIQAFAAKGKEFDHVLKMGRTQLQDAVPMTLGQEFRAFATTMGEDLARLKTLAPELLTEVNLGGTAIGTGINADPRYQALAVQRLALISGQPLVPAADLIEATSDMGAFVLFSGMLKRTAVKLSKICNDLRLLSSGPRTGINEINLPARQPGSSIMPGKVNPVIPEAVNQVAFQVIGNDLALTMAAEGGQLQLNVMEPLIAFKIFDSIRLLQRAMDMLREHCIVGITANEARCRELVEHSIGLVTALNPYIGYKNATRIAGLALESGRGVLELVREEGLLDEAMLADILRPENMIAPRLVPLKA, encoded by the coding sequence ATGTCCTCCGCTGCATCTTTCCGCACAGAAAACGACCTGCTTGGCGCCCTCGAAGTCCCGGCTCAAGCGTATTACGGCATCCAGACCCTGCGAGCGGTGAATAACTTCCGTCTCTCGGGCGTTCCGATTTCGCATTACCCGAAACTGGTTGTCGGTCTGGCGATGGTCAAACAGGCCGCCGCTGACGCCAACCGCGAGTTGGGTCACCTGAGCGAAGCCAAGCACGCTGCCATCAGCGAAGCCTGTGCGCGATTGATCCGCGGTGATTTCCACGAAGAGTTCGTGGTCGACATGATTCAAGGTGGCGCCGGTACTTCCACCAACATGAACGCCAACGAAGTGATCGCCAACATTGCGCTCGAGGCAATGGGTCACCAGAAAGGCGAGTACCAGTTCCTGCACCCGAACGACGACGTGAACATGGCGCAGTCGACCAACGACGCCTATCCGACGGCGATCCGCCTCGGTCTGCTGCTGGGTCACGACACCCTGCTTGCCAGCCTCGACAGCCTGATTCAGGCGTTCGCCGCCAAGGGCAAGGAATTCGATCACGTCCTGAAGATGGGCCGTACCCAGCTGCAAGACGCCGTGCCGATGACCTTGGGTCAGGAATTCCGCGCCTTCGCCACTACCATGGGTGAAGATCTGGCCCGTCTGAAGACGCTGGCCCCGGAACTGCTGACAGAAGTGAACCTCGGCGGCACCGCGATCGGCACCGGCATCAACGCCGATCCGCGTTATCAAGCGCTGGCGGTACAGCGTCTGGCCCTGATCAGCGGTCAACCGCTGGTGCCGGCGGCTGACCTGATCGAAGCGACTTCCGACATGGGCGCGTTCGTGCTGTTCTCCGGCATGCTCAAGCGCACCGCGGTCAAGCTGTCGAAGATCTGCAATGACTTGCGCCTGCTGTCCAGCGGCCCACGCACCGGCATCAACGAAATCAACCTGCCGGCACGTCAGCCAGGCAGCTCGATCATGCCCGGCAAGGTCAACCCGGTAATCCCGGAAGCCGTTAACCAGGTGGCCTTCCAGGTCATCGGTAACGATCTGGCGCTGACCATGGCGGCCGAAGGCGGCCAACTGCAACTGAACGTGATGGAGCCGCTGATCGCTTTCAAGATCTTCGACTCGATCCGCCTGCTGCAACGCGCCATGGACATGTTGCGCGAGCACTGCATCGTCGGCATCACCGCCAACGAAGCGCGCTGCCGTGAGCTGGTCGAACATTCGATCGGCCTGGTCACCGCACTGAACCCGTACATCGGCTATAAAAACGCCACCCGTATCGCCGGTCTCGCTCTTGAAAGCGGCCGCGGCGTACTGGAACTGGTGCGCGAAGAAGGTCTGCTCGACGAAGCCATGCTCGCCGACATCCTGCGCCCGGAAAACATGATTGCACCGCGTCTGGTTCCGCTCAAAGCATGA
- a CDS encoding polyamine ABC transporter substrate-binding protein — protein MKKQLIASALCAALLSAGAHAEERTLRVYNWFDYITPKALDDFKAQNTQTKLIYDIFDTNEALEAKLLTGNSGYDVVVPSNVFLAKQIEAGVFQPLDRSKLPNWNHLDPKLMKLIEANDPGNKFAVPYMYGTILIGFNPAKVKAALGDNAPVDSWDLIFKEENISKLKQCGVALLDSPSEILPLALQHLGLDPNSKKPADYAKAEALLMKIRPYVTYFHSSKYMADMANGDICVAVGYSGSFSQAANRAKDAKNGVVVDMRLPKEGAPIWFDMLAIPKGAKNPEDAYTFINYLLQPAVIAPVSDFVGYPNPNKDATGLVDPAIRNNPNLYPTDAAMSTLYTLQPLPRDAERARTRAWTKIKSGT, from the coding sequence ATGAAAAAGCAACTGATCGCCTCGGCATTGTGCGCGGCCCTGCTCAGCGCCGGCGCCCATGCTGAAGAACGCACGCTGCGCGTCTACAACTGGTTCGATTACATCACCCCCAAAGCGCTGGACGACTTCAAGGCACAGAACACCCAGACCAAACTGATCTACGACATCTTCGACACCAACGAAGCACTGGAAGCCAAGTTGCTCACCGGCAATTCCGGCTATGACGTGGTGGTGCCGTCCAACGTGTTCCTTGCCAAACAGATTGAGGCGGGGGTGTTCCAGCCGCTGGATCGCAGCAAACTACCGAACTGGAATCACCTCGATCCGAAATTGATGAAGCTGATCGAAGCCAATGATCCGGGGAACAAATTTGCCGTGCCGTACATGTACGGCACCATTCTGATCGGCTTCAACCCGGCCAAGGTCAAAGCCGCGCTGGGTGACAACGCGCCAGTGGACAGCTGGGATCTGATCTTCAAGGAAGAGAACATCAGCAAACTCAAGCAGTGCGGTGTGGCGTTGCTCGACTCGCCTTCCGAGATCCTGCCGCTGGCGCTGCAGCACTTGGGTCTCGATCCCAATAGCAAGAAGCCGGCGGATTACGCCAAGGCCGAAGCGCTGCTGATGAAGATCCGCCCCTACGTGACCTACTTCCATTCGTCCAAGTACATGGCCGACATGGCCAACGGCGACATCTGCGTGGCAGTCGGTTATTCCGGCAGCTTCTCGCAAGCGGCCAACCGCGCCAAAGACGCGAAAAACGGCGTAGTGGTCGACATGCGCCTGCCCAAGGAAGGCGCGCCGATATGGTTCGACATGCTCGCCATTCCGAAGGGCGCGAAGAACCCTGAAGATGCGTATACCTTTATCAACTATCTGTTGCAGCCAGCGGTGATCGCCCCGGTCAGCGATTTTGTCGGCTATCCGAATCCGAACAAGGACGCCACCGGGCTGGTCGATCCGGCAATTCGCAACAACCCGAACCTGTATCCGACCGATGCGGCCATGAGCACGCTCTACACCCTGCAACCGCTGCCCCGTGACGCTGAACGGGCGCGGACTCGGGCGTGGACGAAGATCAAGTCCGGCACCTGA
- a CDS encoding LysR substrate-binding domain-containing protein: MNLESKWLEDFSALAATRSFSQAAERRFVTQPAFSRRIRSLEAALGLTLVNRSRTPIELTAAGQLFLVTARTVVEQLGEVLRHLHHLEGGQGEVMQVAAAHSLALGFFPRWIAQLRNEGLNIATRLVATNVGDAVHALREGGCDLMLAFYDPDAAMQMDPEIFPSLHLGQTEMLPVCAADADGKPLFDLESDASVPLLAYSAGAFLGRSVNGLLRQRQLRFTTIYETAMADSLKSMALEGLGIAWVPQLSVRAELARGELVVCGGSQWHVPLEIRLYRCALVRKANVRLLWRKLEGGAAQSS; this comes from the coding sequence ATGAATCTGGAAAGCAAATGGCTCGAGGACTTCAGTGCTCTGGCCGCCACCCGCAGCTTTTCGCAAGCGGCCGAACGGCGCTTCGTGACGCAGCCGGCGTTCAGTCGGCGCATCCGCAGCCTTGAAGCGGCGCTGGGGCTCACGCTGGTCAATCGCTCGCGCACGCCGATCGAGCTGACCGCAGCAGGGCAGCTGTTTCTGGTAACGGCGCGCACCGTCGTCGAACAGCTCGGTGAAGTGCTGCGTCATCTGCATCATCTGGAAGGCGGGCAGGGCGAAGTGATGCAGGTCGCCGCCGCTCACTCGTTGGCACTGGGGTTTTTTCCGCGCTGGATCGCGCAGTTGCGCAACGAAGGTTTGAACATCGCCACGCGCCTCGTGGCGACCAACGTCGGCGACGCGGTGCACGCGTTGCGCGAGGGCGGTTGCGATCTGATGCTGGCGTTCTATGATCCGGACGCGGCCATGCAGATGGACCCGGAGATTTTCCCGTCGCTGCACTTGGGCCAGACCGAAATGCTTCCGGTGTGCGCGGCGGATGCCGACGGCAAGCCGTTGTTCGACCTTGAAAGCGATGCGAGCGTGCCGTTGCTGGCCTACAGCGCCGGGGCGTTTCTCGGGCGTTCGGTAAATGGATTGCTACGTCAGCGCCAACTGCGTTTCACCACCATTTACGAAACCGCGATGGCTGACAGTCTGAAAAGCATGGCGCTGGAAGGACTGGGCATCGCCTGGGTGCCGCAACTGAGCGTACGCGCTGAGCTGGCCCGTGGTGAGCTGGTGGTATGCGGTGGTTCGCAATGGCATGTGCCGCTGGAGATCCGCCTGTATCGCTGCGCGCTGGTGCGCAAGGCCAACGTACGCTTGCTGTGGCGCAAGCTTGAGGGCGGCGCCGCGCAGTCTTCCTGA